The following are encoded together in the Leptolyngbyaceae cyanobacterium genome:
- a CDS encoding transcriptional regulator, with amino-acid sequence MQEVKMPTSDSWKDGLIESLTDSEEAAAYLSVALEAEEFDAKVLRTVIQDIIEAHIKINNISEKANQYHQQIDKMLSENAANEIYTFVSLLDALGFCIEIKTKEESDNQHL; translated from the coding sequence ATGCAAGAAGTGAAAATGCCGACGAGTGATAGCTGGAAAGATGGACTAATTGAATCACTAACAGATTCCGAAGAAGCTGCTGCTTATCTTAGTGTAGCTTTAGAAGCCGAAGAATTCGATGCTAAAGTACTTCGGACAGTTATTCAAGATATCATTGAAGCCCATATAAAAATAAATAATATTTCAGAAAAAGCTAATCAATATCATCAGCAAATCGATAAAATGTTGTCGGAAAATGCTGCAAATGAAATTTACACATTTGTATCTTTACTTGATGCGTTAGGATTTTGCATTGAAATTAAAACCAAAGAAGAGAGCGACAATCAACATCTTTGA
- a CDS encoding DUF2301 domain-containing membrane protein yields the protein MTQIKQAEPEVYQGQFGEYTITQSDRTGVIIYRAGLMVAALSFAIASWLVLSQGNNPTILNIVTVLYAAFCLSLGVSLATIHIYLAPLHKLLQIFWGIGVIASVVFAFQSSQPLALYIYQHPLTLLGVGFIFAALTGIYFKEAFCFNRLETKVLTPLVPLLLLGNLAGILPVGSQQILLVIWAIFFVMFAVRKVLQPITPDIGDKSVFEYLKKQRSASA from the coding sequence ATGACTCAAATCAAGCAAGCCGAACCAGAAGTTTATCAAGGGCAATTTGGAGAATATACTATTACACAGAGCGATCGCACTGGCGTCATTATATACCGGGCTGGCTTAATGGTTGCAGCTTTGAGTTTTGCGATCGCCAGTTGGTTAGTATTATCGCAAGGCAATAACCCAACTATTTTAAATATAGTAACAGTGTTATATGCTGCTTTCTGTCTGTCCTTGGGAGTTAGTTTAGCCACCATTCATATTTATCTAGCACCTTTGCACAAACTATTGCAAATCTTTTGGGGAATAGGTGTGATAGCTTCGGTTGTGTTCGCGTTCCAAAGTAGTCAGCCATTAGCTTTATATATTTATCAACATCCCCTCACCCTATTGGGAGTTGGTTTTATTTTTGCGGCGCTGACTGGCATTTACTTTAAAGAAGCATTTTGTTTTAACAGATTGGAAACCAAAGTATTAACCCCGCTAGTTCCTTTACTGCTGCTAGGAAATTTAGCTGGTATACTTCCTGTCGGTTCGCAACAAATTTTACTGGTAATTTGGGCGATTTTCTTTGTGATGTTTGCTGTACGAAAAGTCCTGCAACCAATCACACCGGATATCGGGGATAAGTCGGTATTTGAATATCTGAAAAAACAACGTTCAGCCAGTGCTTAG
- a CDS encoding OFA family MFS transporter, with protein sequence MDSVRSLRVFGLPAEKGRWIFVLLGLLLLLCLGSVYSWSIFRKPLEELFGISATQSLLPFMVLLVLYSLLMPVAGFYIDKVAVGKITAFGGIVMGIGYVLSGFASSLTALTITYGAIAGAGVGIAYGVPIAVAAKWFPDRKGLAVGLTVIGFGLSPVVTAPLAKSAIAAYGVLPTFIILGVTFTLIVLAISTTLKLPPKGWQPKGWKPPATSKQWLEIRSENILRSPTFYTLWICYTIGTFVGLSAIGISSSVAQEIIKLDGNTAAFAVSLFAIFNGLGRPLFGWLTDRLQPKGAAIISYILILIASILMLHAKEGQVLTYIVAFALFWLCLGGWLAIAPTTTLSLFNPENYAKNYGLIFTAYGVGALLGNLATGQIRDLFGSYTFAFYPTAILAIIGIIIAQFSLQYRTYKIEPAKANS encoded by the coding sequence ATGGATAGTGTTCGATCGCTGCGAGTGTTTGGGCTGCCCGCAGAGAAAGGTAGATGGATTTTTGTTTTGTTGGGATTGCTGCTTTTGTTGTGCCTTGGCAGTGTTTATTCTTGGAGTATATTTCGCAAACCGTTAGAGGAACTATTTGGCATTAGCGCCACCCAGAGTTTGTTACCTTTCATGGTTTTGTTAGTCCTTTACTCACTATTAATGCCAGTAGCGGGATTTTACATCGATAAAGTTGCGGTGGGTAAAATAACGGCATTTGGCGGAATCGTGATGGGAATTGGTTACGTTCTGTCTGGTTTTGCTTCCTCGCTGACGGCGTTAACGATTACTTATGGAGCGATCGCGGGAGCGGGTGTCGGGATCGCCTATGGAGTACCGATCGCAGTAGCGGCGAAATGGTTTCCCGATCGGAAAGGATTAGCTGTAGGACTGACCGTGATTGGATTTGGGCTATCGCCTGTGGTTACCGCTCCCTTGGCAAAAAGCGCGATCGCAGCTTACGGAGTACTACCTACATTTATTATTCTAGGAGTTACCTTTACACTGATCGTTTTAGCGATTTCCACCACTCTGAAATTACCCCCAAAAGGCTGGCAACCAAAAGGCTGGAAGCCGCCAGCTACAAGTAAACAATGGTTAGAAATCAGGTCGGAAAATATTTTGCGATCGCCCACATTTTATACTCTTTGGATTTGCTATACGATCGGTACTTTTGTCGGCTTATCAGCCATCGGGATTTCTAGTTCAGTCGCCCAAGAAATTATCAAACTAGATGGAAATACAGCTGCGTTTGCCGTCTCCTTATTTGCCATATTTAACGGTTTAGGACGACCTTTATTTGGTTGGCTAACCGATCGACTTCAACCTAAAGGAGCAGCGATAATTTCTTACATCTTAATTTTAATCGCTTCCATCTTGATGCTCCATGCCAAAGAAGGACAAGTGCTGACTTATATAGTAGCATTTGCTTTATTCTGGCTATGTTTGGGTGGTTGGCTAGCGATTGCCCCTACTACCACTCTCAGCCTATTCAACCCAGAAAATTACGCCAAAAATTACGGGTTAATCTTTACAGCTTATGGCGTAGGAGCGTTATTAGGCAACTTAGCAACAGGCCAGATTCGAGACTTATTTGGTAGCTACACATTCGCTTTTTATCCCACAGCAATTTTAGCTATAATTGGGATTATCATCGCTCAATTTAGTTTGCAATATAGAACTTACAAAATTGAACCAGCTAAAGCTAACAGCTAA
- a CDS encoding Uma2 family endonuclease: MIAQPETKHYTVDEYLELEIASETRSEYCNGEIVPMTGGTPDHNDIASNLVAILKAALRGKPYRVFILDQRLWIPDRKLYTYPDVMVVPRPLERQQGRTDTITNPVMIAEVLSKSTKSYDRDEKFSAYRTIPTFQEYLLIDQYTVHAEQYSKTDSHKWIFTEYDDAESTISLLSIPFEIRLADIYEGVEFDQ; encoded by the coding sequence ATGATTGCTCAACCTGAGACAAAACACTACACCGTTGATGAATATCTAGAACTCGAAATTGCCTCAGAAACACGCAGCGAATATTGCAATGGAGAAATTGTCCCTATGACGGGTGGAACACCAGACCATAATGATATTGCCAGCAACCTTGTGGCTATCCTGAAAGCAGCATTGCGGGGAAAGCCCTACCGTGTATTTATCCTGGATCAGCGACTTTGGATTCCTGATCGCAAGCTTTACACCTACCCGGATGTGATGGTTGTCCCCCGTCCACTCGAACGACAACAGGGACGAACTGATACGATTACTAACCCTGTAATGATCGCTGAAGTGCTTTCAAAATCAACTAAAAGCTACGATCGGGATGAAAAGTTTTCAGCTTATCGCACCATTCCAACATTTCAAGAATATTTATTGATCGATCAATATACTGTTCATGCCGAGCAATACTCCAAAACAGACTCCCACAAATGGATCTTTACTGAATATGACGATGCAGAATCGACTATTTCACTTTTATCAATTCCTTTTGAAATTCGTTTAGCAGATATTTATGAAGGTGTTGAATTTGACCAATAG
- a CDS encoding SAM-dependent chlorinase/fluorinase, which yields MNQNKIITLLTDFGLRDVYVGVMKGVIAQINPSLNVIDLTHEIPPQSIAAGRFCLMSAYSYFPEGTVHIAVVDPGVGSSRRGVAIAFAAGFLVGPDNGLFSGILNQSSAIAAVELTNPQYWRTPTPSNTFHGRDIFAPVGAHLASGVALAELGKPIDPATLVQFPIRECTETEDGLIGVIQYVDRFGNLITNIPGNLVQGKNWFIEISDFTISGNTTYSDREVGSLLALVASHGWVEIAVNNGNAQSILQVDWGSEVKVLFN from the coding sequence ATGAACCAAAACAAGATTATTACTCTTTTAACAGACTTTGGTTTGAGGGATGTTTATGTAGGGGTGATGAAAGGGGTAATTGCTCAAATCAATCCCTCTTTAAATGTTATCGATCTGACTCATGAAATCCCACCCCAAAGTATTGCGGCGGGTCGATTTTGTTTAATGAGTGCTTATTCTTATTTTCCTGAAGGAACAGTGCATATTGCTGTTGTCGATCCAGGGGTAGGGAGTAGTAGGCGGGGAGTTGCGATCGCATTTGCAGCAGGTTTCTTAGTTGGGCCAGATAATGGCCTGTTTAGTGGTATTTTAAATCAAAGTTCTGCGATCGCAGCAGTTGAATTAACCAACCCTCAATACTGGCGCACCCCAACACCTAGTAATACTTTTCACGGACGCGATATTTTTGCACCCGTAGGCGCACATCTTGCTAGCGGTGTTGCTTTAGCAGAATTGGGAAAACCAATCGATCCAGCTACATTGGTGCAGTTTCCGATTAGGGAATGTACAGAAACAGAAGATGGCTTAATTGGAGTAATTCAATATGTCGATCGCTTTGGCAATTTAATTACTAATATACCAGGGAATCTCGTTCAAGGTAAAAATTGGTTTATCGAAATATCCGATTTTACGATATCAGGAAATACCACATACAGCGATCGTGAAGTTGGTAGTTTGTTAGCTTTAGTTGCCAGTCACGGTTGGGTAGAAATTGCCGTCAACAATGGCAATGCTCAATCTATTTTACAGGTAGATTGGGGAAGCGAAGTAAAAGTGTTGTTCAATTAA
- a CDS encoding type II toxin-antitoxin system RelE/ParE family toxin has product MEGQPKEIRRYVKPDGGVPFSEWVDSLRDRKARAKINKRIRQVSVGNLGDYKSVGEGVCEFRINFGPGYRIYFGQIGSIIILLLWCGDKSTQEKDIKKAIEYWRDYNARSENADE; this is encoded by the coding sequence ATGGAAGGACAACCAAAGGAGATTCGGCGTTACGTTAAACCAGATGGCGGAGTTCCTTTCTCCGAGTGGGTTGATTCTCTTCGGGATCGGAAAGCCAGAGCTAAGATAAATAAAAGGATTAGACAAGTCAGTGTTGGCAATTTAGGAGATTATAAGTCTGTTGGAGAAGGAGTATGTGAATTTAGAATTAATTTTGGACCGGGCTACCGAATCTACTTTGGACAAATTGGTTCAATAATAATACTTCTTCTTTGGTGTGGCGATAAAAGCACTCAAGAAAAAGATATAAAGAAAGCGATTGAATACTGGAGAGATTATAATGCAAGAAGTGAAAATGCCGACGAGTGA
- a CDS encoding serine/threonine-protein kinase, with amino-acid sequence MTWCLNPDCQNPQNPDGISFCRSCGTKLAPLLRNRYRIMQRLGAGGFGRTFLAEDVDKLNEKCVIKQFAPKVQGSAALQKATELFQQEARRLQQLGEHPQIPTLYAYFEEDKCLYLVQQFIEGENLLQELDKQGAFKERKVRELLLYLLPVLKFIHQQNVIHRDIKPENIIRRRSDEKLVLIDFGVAKQLTATAINNPGTHIGTLGYAAIEQMQSGEAYPASDLYSLAVTCFQLLTETNPHFLFINSGYEWVQNWQQHLKQPISDELKKVIDKLLQKDAENRYQSSTEVLNYLTCQQPTKSVPTSNRITLSPWKKLLNLSGYALLLGLGGFLIGLGGYGIWYATNNREKQSISLADAQFSLAHHLIGHTASIYALAISPDSQTLVSGSNDKSIKIWDLNSGKLVNTLRGHKNAVNSVAISPDGQTLASGGGDRTLKLWDLKTGKLKKDLLGHSASVFAIAFSPDNQTLASGSSDNTIKIWNFQNTALITTLTGHSKWVRCLDISPDGETLVSGSEDKTIKIWDLKTGQLKNTLTGHIDAVRSLDISPDGKTLVSGGSDNRINIWDLETGQLKFSLTGHFRHVLSVAVSPDGESFVSGGNDNKINIWDLKTGRLKDSIKQYEGAVWSVAISSDLANLVGGSEDKTIKVWRINR; translated from the coding sequence ATGACTTGGTGCCTCAATCCTGATTGTCAAAACCCTCAAAACCCTGATGGCATAAGTTTTTGCCGCAGTTGCGGTACAAAATTAGCGCCACTGCTGCGAAACCGTTATCGCATTATGCAAAGATTGGGTGCTGGGGGTTTTGGCAGAACTTTTTTAGCGGAAGATGTCGATAAACTGAATGAGAAATGCGTAATTAAACAGTTTGCACCAAAAGTTCAAGGTAGTGCAGCACTGCAAAAGGCAACCGAGTTATTTCAACAAGAAGCTAGACGCCTGCAACAATTAGGCGAACATCCCCAAATTCCTACTTTATATGCTTATTTTGAAGAAGATAAATGTCTGTATTTAGTGCAGCAGTTTATCGAAGGGGAAAATTTATTGCAAGAGTTGGATAAACAAGGAGCTTTTAAAGAACGAAAGGTTCGAGAATTGTTACTATATTTGTTACCAGTGCTGAAGTTTATACATCAGCAAAATGTCATTCATCGAGATATTAAACCAGAAAACATCATTCGTCGTCGCAGTGATGAAAAATTAGTATTAATTGATTTCGGAGTTGCCAAACAATTGACGGCAACGGCGATAAATAATCCCGGTACTCACATCGGCACTTTGGGATATGCAGCAATCGAACAAATGCAAAGCGGTGAGGCTTACCCTGCGAGCGATCTCTATAGTTTAGCTGTCACTTGCTTTCAATTGCTGACTGAGACTAACCCCCATTTTTTATTTATTAATAGCGGCTATGAGTGGGTGCAGAATTGGCAGCAGCATCTAAAGCAACCCATTAGTGATGAACTAAAAAAGGTTATAGATAAGTTACTGCAAAAGGATGCAGAAAATCGTTATCAATCTAGTACTGAGGTTTTGAATTATTTAACTTGCCAACAGCCAACCAAAAGTGTACCAACTTCAAATCGAATAACCCTTTCTCCTTGGAAAAAACTATTGAATTTAAGTGGTTACGCTCTTTTGTTAGGATTGGGAGGATTTTTAATAGGTTTGGGTGGATATGGAATTTGGTATGCTACAAATAATCGGGAAAAGCAAAGTATTAGTCTTGCGGATGCTCAATTTAGTTTAGCTCATCATCTTATCGGACATACTGCTTCTATTTATGCTCTGGCGATTAGTCCGGATAGCCAAACTTTAGTCAGTGGCAGTAATGACAAAAGTATTAAAATTTGGGATTTAAATAGTGGTAAGCTCGTCAATACTTTGAGGGGGCATAAGAATGCAGTGAACTCGGTGGCGATTAGTCCTGATGGCCAAACTTTAGCTAGTGGCGGTGGAGATAGGACACTCAAACTTTGGGATTTGAAGACGGGAAAGTTGAAAAAAGATTTACTGGGTCATTCCGCTTCTGTTTTTGCGATCGCATTTAGCCCAGATAACCAAACCTTAGCTAGTGGTAGTAGTGATAATACTATCAAAATTTGGAACTTTCAGAATACTGCTTTAATTACTACTCTCACCGGACACTCTAAATGGGTGCGCTGTCTCGATATTAGCCCAGATGGGGAAACTTTGGTTAGTGGAAGTGAAGACAAAACCATTAAAATTTGGGATTTGAAGACGGGACAACTAAAAAATACCCTCACTGGGCATATCGATGCAGTTCGTTCTCTCGATATTAGCCCAGATGGAAAAACTTTAGTGAGCGGAGGTAGTGATAATAGGATTAACATTTGGGATTTGGAAACCGGACAATTAAAATTTTCGCTAACTGGTCATTTTCGTCATGTTTTATCGGTGGCAGTTTCACCGGATGGAGAAAGTTTTGTCAGTGGTGGTAATGACAATAAAATAAATATTTGGGATTTAAAAACGGGCAGATTGAAAGATAGTATAAAACAATATGAGGGTGCAGTTTGGTCTGTGGCTATTAGTTCGGATTTAGCAAATTTAGTAGGAGGAAGCGAAGATAAAACTATTAAGGTTTGGCGGATAAACAGATGA
- a CDS encoding PAS domain S-box protein, with protein sequence MTIAISETESTRKTNTVSRLQVFSHIASIGVVAIGILVFIGWLFDIAHFKSVWPGLVTMKANTAFCLIASGASLWEFGYYQAELEKRKLLRGKVLAVTVIIIGILTILEYGFGWNFGIDNLLFKDSVVTVRTLASGRMELNTAVTLTVVGFALLFLYGSAYYTAQILATIGLATALLGSFGYLDKIVFFYTPIGGASMALHTAIGLILLCSAVLCARPQQGLMMVFTSDRIGGAMLRYLFPTLLIVSSALSLLILAGKRYEWYGVEEAIAILAIGNMVMFAIPIWWNAYSLNTIESDRQNIQQRLQLLLEASENGLWDWNIVTGEVYFSPQFLSMSGYSVGELEGNINTSIGLVHPEDLPQMKAVLDAHLEGTTPSYEVEFRFRTQSGSWQWILDSGKVVERDRNDRPLRMVGTHKDISDRKRAEQERDRFFTLPLDLLCIADTNGYFKCLNPAWEVTCGYTQAELKSKPFIEFVHPDDREATIAAVAKLARGEKLVSLENRYLCQDGSYKWIAWNCVPFPEEGLIYAIARDISDRKQTEQTLIERNELLKSVIESTTDPIFVKDIQGRYTLVNVRCASILGKSKVEIIGKDDTAFFPPEMISDIRQTERRIMETGIAETAEENVPENGIWKIFLTTKSPWRDIDGNIIGTVGFARDISDRKQAEAVVAATAQREQLINHLCGQIRASLELDTILATTVAQIHDLLEIDRCTFLWYFPETNPPFLQGVHESKNEDLFSMLGNYTIDDRTASAIANLAKSEIIRIDNVETVSNTDEREFWQYFGGCKSLLNFVIRSASGTIGVLACATCQNIRNWTDNEVELLQAVCNQLAIAISQAELYEQSRTAAKLAQENSEEIAQTLKQLKKTQAQLIQAEKMSSLGQMVAGIAHEINNPVSFIFGNIVHAEDYSQQIIQLLELYGREYPNSTANIRQKIEQIDLNYLIEDLPKLLSSMKIGASRIKDIVRSLRIFSRLDESEMKAIDIHESIDSTLLILEYRLKQQGNQPAIKVIKSYGKLPLIECYAGQLNQVFMNIFSNAIDALEALMENSSNGNEQARKNPNISIYTEASGDFVTIKIADNGIGMTKEVKQRIFDPFFTTKEVGKGTGMGLAIAHSIIVEKHKGSLQCFSKVGVGTEFRIQIPNISSN encoded by the coding sequence ATGACGATTGCTATTTCTGAAACCGAAAGCACTCGCAAGACAAATACAGTCAGTAGGCTGCAAGTTTTTTCTCACATAGCCAGCATAGGCGTTGTCGCGATCGGTATTCTTGTTTTCATTGGTTGGCTGTTTGACATCGCACATTTCAAGAGTGTATGGCCGGGATTAGTGACGATGAAAGCCAACACTGCTTTTTGCTTAATTGCCAGCGGTGCGTCCCTTTGGGAGTTCGGCTACTACCAAGCCGAACTGGAAAAGAGAAAGCTTTTACGGGGCAAAGTATTAGCGGTTACCGTTATTATCATTGGCATACTGACGATTTTAGAATACGGTTTTGGCTGGAATTTCGGGATCGACAACCTCTTATTCAAAGATTCGGTAGTAACAGTTAGGACGTTAGCTTCGGGCAGAATGGAGCTAAATACGGCTGTTACCTTGACTGTAGTTGGTTTTGCTTTATTATTTCTGTATGGCAGCGCTTACTATACAGCACAAATTTTGGCAACGATCGGCTTGGCAACTGCCCTGCTAGGATCGTTCGGCTACCTTGACAAAATCGTATTTTTTTATACTCCTATTGGTGGCGCTAGTATGGCGCTACATACGGCGATCGGCTTGATATTGCTGTGTAGTGCAGTTCTGTGCGCTCGTCCGCAGCAAGGATTGATGATGGTTTTCACCAGCGATCGCATCGGTGGCGCGATGCTGCGTTATCTATTTCCTACCTTGCTAATCGTTTCATCTGCTCTGAGCTTATTAATACTGGCAGGAAAACGCTACGAATGGTACGGAGTTGAAGAAGCGATCGCTATTTTGGCGATTGGCAATATGGTGATGTTTGCAATTCCGATTTGGTGGAACGCTTATTCTCTCAATACCATAGAAAGCGATCGCCAAAACATCCAACAACGACTTCAACTACTACTAGAAGCAAGCGAAAACGGACTTTGGGACTGGAATATAGTCACTGGAGAAGTTTATTTCAGTCCGCAATTCCTAAGTATGAGCGGTTACAGTGTAGGGGAACTAGAGGGAAACATCAATACATCGATCGGTTTGGTGCATCCAGAAGATTTACCCCAGATGAAGGCGGTACTCGATGCACATTTAGAAGGTACTACGCCGAGTTATGAAGTAGAATTCAGATTCCGCACCCAATCTGGTAGTTGGCAGTGGATTTTAGATAGTGGCAAAGTAGTAGAACGCGATCGAAACGATCGCCCGTTGCGGATGGTGGGAACGCACAAAGACATTAGCGATCGCAAACGTGCCGAACAAGAACGCGATCGCTTCTTCACCCTACCCCTCGATCTGTTGTGCATTGCCGATACGAACGGTTATTTCAAGTGCCTCAATCCTGCTTGGGAAGTCACTTGTGGCTACACTCAAGCTGAACTGAAAAGCAAACCTTTCATCGAGTTCGTGCATCCAGACGATCGAGAAGCTACGATCGCAGCTGTTGCCAAACTTGCTAGGGGTGAAAAGCTCGTTTCATTGGAAAATCGCTATCTTTGTCAAGATGGCTCATACAAATGGATCGCTTGGAATTGTGTACCTTTTCCAGAAGAAGGATTGATTTATGCAATAGCCAGAGATATTAGCGATCGCAAACAAACCGAACAAACTTTAATCGAAAGAAACGAACTTTTAAAAAGTGTTATCGAAAGCACGACCGATCCCATTTTCGTCAAAGATATTCAAGGGCGCTATACCCTAGTGAACGTCAGATGTGCCAGCATTTTAGGTAAATCAAAAGTAGAAATTATTGGCAAAGACGATACGGCATTTTTCCCGCCGGAAATGATATCGGATATTCGGCAAACCGAGCGCCGGATTATGGAAACAGGGATCGCGGAAACCGCAGAAGAAAACGTACCTGAAAACGGCATTTGGAAAATATTCCTCACGACTAAAAGCCCTTGGCGCGATATCGACGGCAACATTATCGGCACCGTTGGTTTTGCCAGGGATATTAGCGATCGCAAACAAGCAGAAGCCGTAGTAGCTGCTACCGCCCAGCGAGAGCAATTAATTAACCACCTGTGCGGGCAAATTCGCGCTTCTTTAGAGTTAGACACTATTTTAGCTACCACAGTCGCCCAAATTCACGATTTACTAGAAATCGATCGCTGTACGTTTTTATGGTATTTTCCCGAAACCAACCCCCCATTTTTGCAAGGAGTCCACGAATCGAAAAATGAAGATTTATTCTCTATGTTGGGTAACTACACCATTGACGATCGGACTGCTTCAGCGATCGCAAACCTTGCCAAATCTGAAATAATCCGCATCGATAATGTTGAAACTGTAAGTAATACCGATGAGCGAGAATTTTGGCAATATTTTGGTGGCTGTAAATCCTTATTAAATTTCGTGATCAGAAGTGCCAGCGGAACTATAGGCGTACTTGCTTGTGCAACTTGTCAAAACATTAGAAATTGGACAGATAACGAAGTAGAATTACTCCAAGCCGTTTGCAATCAATTGGCAATTGCGATTAGCCAAGCAGAACTTTACGAACAAAGTCGAACTGCTGCCAAATTAGCCCAAGAGAACTCCGAAGAAATTGCCCAAACTTTAAAACAACTTAAAAAAACCCAAGCTCAACTCATTCAAGCAGAAAAAATGTCCAGCTTAGGTCAAATGGTAGCTGGCATCGCTCACGAAATTAATAATCCCGTCAGTTTTATTTTTGGTAATATCGTTCATGCTGAAGACTACTCTCAACAAATCATTCAACTGCTCGAATTATACGGTCGAGAATATCCCAATTCTACCGCAAATATTCGCCAAAAAATCGAACAAATAGATTTAAATTACTTAATCGAAGACCTACCGAAATTATTATCTTCTATGAAAATAGGAGCCAGTCGCATTAAAGATATCGTTCGCAGTTTGCGAATATTCTCGCGACTGGACGAATCGGAAATGAAAGCGATAGATATTCACGAAAGCATTGACAGTACTTTATTAATTTTAGAATATCGCTTAAAACAACAAGGAAATCAGCCTGCAATTAAAGTAATCAAATCATACGGAAAATTACCTTTGATTGAATGTTATGCAGGACAGTTAAATCAAGTATTTATGAATATTTTTTCCAATGCGATCGATGCTTTAGAAGCATTAATGGAAAATAGTAGTAATGGCAACGAACAAGCTAGGAAAAATCCTAATATTTCCATTTATACAGAAGCGAGCGGCGATTTCGTGACGATCAAAATCGCCGATAACGGCATTGGCATGACAAAAGAAGTCAAACAGCGCATTTTTGACCCGTTTTTTACTACTAAAGAGGTTGGCAAAGGAACGGGGATGGGGTTGGCAATTGCCCATTCTATTATTGTGGAAAAACACAAAGGTAGTTTGCAGTGTTTTTCTAAGGTGGGAGTCGGAACTGAATTTAGGATACAGATTCCCAACATTTCTAGCAATTAG
- the dprA gene encoding DNA-processing protein DprA, whose product MLEERVFWLAWTQISGVGPILLKRLLQHFGSLAAAWEATPAHLKEVEGFGAKTVQSVVEKRNQIDPEKFFLQHQQKNPFFWTPADPEYPRLLLEIPNAPPVIYYRGKVQLEENQGITPTVGIVGTRQPSEYGIRWTRKISAALAKQGFTIVSGMADGIDTEAHRACLEVGGRTIAVFGTGVDVIYPPKNRHLYEQIQQNGIVVSEYAAGTPPDRTRFPARNRIIAGLSRAVLVMEAPKKSGALITADVAKDFSRQVYALSARNDDYNFHGCLNLISEGAKPIPIELDELLQMLGATPTQETESFASLPLFNQQPQVSNQPPIPDLEPELKQVFQAVSSEAIPFDLIVEQAGLAAGSVSSALLQLELMGLVTQLPGMRYQRC is encoded by the coding sequence TTGCTAGAAGAACGGGTATTTTGGTTAGCTTGGACGCAAATTTCAGGAGTTGGCCCTATTTTGTTGAAGCGGCTGCTACAGCATTTTGGCAGTTTAGCAGCAGCGTGGGAAGCTACTCCTGCACACTTGAAAGAAGTAGAGGGTTTTGGCGCTAAAACTGTCCAGTCGGTAGTGGAAAAGCGAAATCAAATTGACCCAGAAAAATTCTTCTTACAACATCAACAGAAAAACCCTTTTTTTTGGACGCCAGCAGATCCAGAATATCCCCGTTTGCTATTAGAAATTCCCAACGCGCCACCAGTAATTTACTATCGCGGGAAGGTGCAACTTGAAGAAAATCAAGGTATTACGCCAACGGTGGGAATTGTCGGGACTCGCCAACCTTCGGAATATGGTATTCGTTGGACGCGCAAAATTAGCGCCGCATTAGCTAAACAGGGATTTACGATCGTTTCTGGGATGGCGGATGGAATTGATACGGAAGCACATCGCGCTTGTTTAGAAGTGGGTGGAAGAACGATCGCAGTTTTTGGTACAGGCGTTGATGTAATTTATCCCCCAAAAAATCGCCATTTATACGAACAAATTCAACAAAATGGCATAGTAGTTAGCGAATATGCAGCGGGAACGCCCCCCGATCGCACTCGCTTTCCTGCCCGTAATCGTATTATTGCAGGTTTGAGCCGCGCCGTGTTAGTCATGGAAGCACCGAAAAAATCCGGCGCGTTAATTACTGCGGATGTGGCAAAAGATTTTAGTCGCCAAGTATATGCTTTGAGTGCGCGTAATGATGATTACAATTTTCACGGTTGTTTAAATTTAATTAGTGAAGGCGCAAAACCAATTCCGATCGAATTAGACGAACTATTACAAATGTTAGGCGCAACTCCCACTCAAGAAACAGAAAGTTTTGCATCTTTGCCTTTATTTAATCAACAACCTCAAGTTTCTAATCAACCACCTATCCCAGATTTAGAACCGGAATTAAAACAAGTTTTTCAGGCAGTTTCTTCTGAAGCAATCCCATTTGATTTAATCGTCGAACAAGCCGGATTAGCAGCAGGTTCGGTTTCCAGTGCATTGTTACAACTAGAGTTAATGGGATTGGTAACTCAATTACCGGGAATGAGATATCAAAGATGTTGA